In a single window of the Flavobacterium sp. W4I14 genome:
- a CDS encoding protein CpxP (product_source=KO:K06006; cath_funfam=3.30.1180.10; cleavage_site_network=SignalP-noTM; ko=KO:K06006; superfamily=47240; transmembrane_helix_parts=Outside_1_3,TMhelix_4_21,Inside_22_150), with the protein MKKAILTIAIAVMGLTAAFAQDTTKRVRRAMPKMTAEQRAEKVTARLEKQLSLTADQKTKIYAIELENAKKMEAWRSADQGDMKGKMKERKAAIDEQKAKIDGILTAEQKTKMDAFRAEAKEKGKKMRKGMGGRGKKDKAPVVSNPPAQG; encoded by the coding sequence ATGAAAAAGGCAATTTTAACAATAGCAATTGCAGTAATGGGATTAACCGCTGCATTTGCTCAAGACACTACAAAGAGAGTAAGGCGGGCAATGCCTAAAATGACTGCCGAGCAAAGAGCAGAAAAGGTAACCGCCAGATTAGAGAAACAGCTAAGCTTAACCGCTGATCAAAAAACTAAAATTTATGCCATTGAATTGGAAAACGCAAAGAAAATGGAGGCTTGGAGATCTGCTGATCAAGGCGATATGAAAGGCAAAATGAAAGAGCGTAAAGCCGCTATTGATGAGCAAAAAGCTAAAATAGATGGCATTTTAACTGCTGAACAAAAAACCAAAATGGATGCTTTCCGCGCCGAAGCCAAAGAAAAGGGGAAGAAAATGAGAAAAGGAATGGGTGGAAGAGGTAAAAAAGACAAAGCTCCTGTAGTTTCTAATCCTCCTGCACAAGGATAA
- a CDS encoding transcriptional regulator with XRE-family HTH domain (product_source=COG1396; cath_funfam=1.10.260.40,2.40.50.260; cog=COG1396; pfam=PF00717,PF01381; smart=SM00530; superfamily=47413,51306) — MSNISNNLKYLRKKKGHTQQNFADIMEIKRSLIGAYEEDRAEPKYDLLKKIAEYFDLTIDEFINEKISDSWKPKPKSQGSNLRVLSISVDQNDRENIELVPVKASAGYLNGFSDPQYISDLPKFQLPLAALRQGTFRAFEIMGDSMLPVQPGSVIIGEYLDNWNEVKTGETYIVISKNEGVVYKRAGNRFRENKDLKLISDNKVYDAYTIAADDILEIWKAKAYISTSLPEPAPDPTMETLTQMMAQMQKSISQLNKN; from the coding sequence ATGTCAAATATTTCAAATAATTTAAAGTACCTCAGGAAGAAAAAAGGCCATACACAGCAAAATTTCGCTGATATTATGGAAATCAAGAGATCGCTCATCGGGGCTTACGAGGAAGACCGGGCGGAACCTAAATATGATTTACTAAAAAAAATAGCTGAATACTTTGATCTTACCATCGATGAATTCATCAATGAGAAAATATCTGACAGCTGGAAACCGAAGCCAAAAAGCCAGGGATCTAACCTAAGGGTACTGAGTATTTCTGTTGATCAGAACGACCGCGAAAACATCGAATTGGTTCCGGTTAAAGCAAGCGCCGGTTATCTGAACGGTTTTTCTGATCCTCAATATATTAGCGACCTACCGAAATTTCAACTTCCATTAGCTGCATTAAGACAAGGTACCTTTAGGGCTTTCGAAATTATGGGCGATAGTATGTTACCTGTTCAACCAGGCAGTGTGATTATTGGCGAATACCTGGATAACTGGAATGAAGTAAAAACCGGCGAAACATACATCGTGATTAGTAAAAATGAAGGTGTAGTATACAAAAGAGCAGGTAACCGTTTCAGAGAGAATAAAGATTTAAAGCTGATATCAGATAATAAGGTATATGATGCCTATACAATTGCTGCCGACGACATCCTGGAAATATGGAAAGCCAAAGCATATATATCTACCTCATTACCAGAACCTGCACCAGACCCAACAATGGAAACCTTAACACAGATGATGGCGCAAATGCAGAAATCAATCTCTCAGTTAAATAAAAATTAA
- a CDS encoding putative endonuclease (product_source=KO:K07461; cog=COG2827; ko=KO:K07461; superfamily=82771): MQEGILNSLVLSFKHKIMKKFVYIVTDRNRTSMHVGMSSDLMKTLDFYKQMPNLFFDNGQQLTRLVYFEEFKTEAQALLRFKSISRFTRMQKERLVRSCNPDWIDLTIGLDFENILLHRNISNQVKLSFTSLS, translated from the coding sequence TTGCAAGAGGGTATACTAAATAGTTTAGTTTTAAGTTTTAAACATAAGATCATGAAAAAGTTTGTTTATATCGTTACCGACAGAAATCGTACAAGTATGCACGTGGGCATGAGCTCTGATTTAATGAAAACACTGGATTTCTACAAACAGATGCCAAACTTATTTTTTGATAACGGGCAACAATTAACCCGTCTGGTTTATTTTGAAGAGTTTAAAACAGAAGCACAAGCTTTGTTGCGTTTTAAATCAATTAGTCGGTTTACCCGCATGCAAAAAGAACGTTTGGTAAGATCTTGTAATCCGGATTGGATTGATTTAACTATAGGGCTTGATTTCGAAAATATTCTTTTACATCGGAATATAAGCAATCAGGTAAAACTATCATTTACGAGTCTGTCTTAA
- a CDS encoding glyoxylase-like metal-dependent hydrolase (beta-lactamase superfamily II) (product_source=COG0491; cath_funfam=3.60.15.10; cleavage_site_network=SignalP-noTM; cog=COG0491; pfam=PF00753; superfamily=56281) — MKKIFLMVLLSCSLLGFAQTVTEPANNPKEWSQATAPFRIAGNLYYVGTYDLASYLIVTEKGNILINTGLANSLPIIKENIKALGFDYKSIKILLLTQAHFDHLGAMAEIKKETGAKLYVDEKDADALETGGKLDYELGKYGISFKPVKPDFLLKNNDKIKLGSTTLTMLHHPGHTKGSCSFIFDTKDKNSSYKVLIANMPSIIVDRKFSEIASYKDIQKDYTETFKAMKKLDFDLWVASHASQFDLHSKRKSGDPYNPKVFMDKSKFFKNLQDLENVFLEKIKN, encoded by the coding sequence ATGAAAAAAATATTTTTAATGGTTTTATTGTCTTGCAGTCTTTTGGGTTTTGCTCAAACAGTAACAGAGCCGGCTAATAATCCAAAAGAATGGTCTCAAGCTACAGCGCCATTTAGAATTGCGGGTAATCTGTACTATGTTGGCACTTATGATTTAGCTTCTTATTTAATTGTAACAGAAAAAGGAAATATATTAATAAATACAGGTTTAGCTAATTCGCTCCCAATAATAAAAGAAAATATAAAAGCTTTGGGATTTGATTATAAATCAATCAAAATTTTGCTCTTAACCCAGGCCCATTTTGATCATTTAGGTGCAATGGCCGAGATTAAAAAAGAAACAGGTGCAAAACTATATGTAGATGAGAAAGATGCAGATGCTCTTGAAACCGGCGGAAAATTGGATTATGAGCTTGGGAAATATGGCATTAGTTTCAAACCCGTAAAACCTGATTTCCTATTGAAGAATAACGATAAAATTAAATTAGGCAGCACTACTTTAACGATGCTTCATCATCCAGGGCACACTAAAGGATCCTGCAGTTTTATATTTGATACGAAAGATAAAAATTCTAGCTACAAAGTTTTGATTGCCAATATGCCATCCATAATTGTTGATAGAAAATTCTCAGAAATAGCATCATATAAAGATATCCAAAAAGATTATACCGAAACTTTTAAAGCAATGAAAAAGCTTGATTTCGATCTTTGGGTTGCCTCTCACGCAAGTCAATTTGATCTACATAGTAAACGTAAATCAGGAGACCCTTATAATCCTAAAGTCTTTATGGATAAAAGTAAATTTTTCAAAAATCTTCAAGATCTGGAAAATGTTTTCCTCGAAAAAATAAAAAATTAG